In Dysgonomonadaceae bacterium zrk40, one genomic interval encodes:
- the rbfA gene encoding 30S ribosome-binding factor RbfA — protein MESNRQQKINRLIQKELSEIFLLETKKMHGVFISVTNVRVSPDLGIAHAYLSIFPSENAETLITNINDNVKSLRYDLGKRVGKQLRVIPELTFHLDDSLDYIENIDRLLKND, from the coding sequence ATGGAATCGAACAGACAACAGAAAATAAACCGGTTGATCCAGAAAGAACTGAGCGAGATCTTCCTGCTGGAAACAAAGAAGATGCATGGCGTCTTCATCTCGGTGACCAACGTGAGGGTCTCCCCCGACCTGGGTATTGCACACGCCTATCTCAGCATCTTCCCCTCAGAAAATGCAGAGACGCTGATCACCAATATCAACGACAACGTGAAGTCATTGCGTTACGACCTGGGAAAGCGGGTGGGTAAGCAGCTGCGGGTGATACCCGAACTCACCTTTCACCTGGACGACTCGCTCGACTATATCGAGAACATTGACCGATTGCTTAAAAACGATTAA
- a CDS encoding FtsX-like permease family protein: protein MNLSLFIARRYLFARKSHNAINVISAISVCGIAIATMAMVTVLSVFNGFGGIVEGLFSAFDPHLKITAREGKVFSYNTPAFDKLLQLPTIMTVSESLEENALFKFEDQQVPVRVKGVPEEFRLMTDMERLMVDGAFRLQEDVVNYTTLGAGLAATLGARPGFINPVEIYAPRRDARVNLANPSAAFRIGYAQIGGVFTLNQPEVDEQMAIIPISLARELFSYEDEVTSLDIMLTADASVKKTKKQIERFLGDDFLVEDRYEQQRESFRMLQIEKWVTFLILVFILLIAVFNVVGSLSMLIVEKRADIRSLQHMGASNRLVARIFLYEGWLITFIGIISGMVAGLALCLLQQHFGLLRLSNVPGAYIIDAYPVIVNFVDLLVVFGVVSLIGILTVLYPVNNLRKQLSAVTYQL from the coding sequence TTGAATCTATCCCTATTCATAGCGCGCCGGTATCTTTTTGCCCGGAAATCACACAATGCCATCAATGTGATCTCCGCCATCTCTGTTTGCGGCATTGCCATTGCCACCATGGCCATGGTGACGGTGCTTTCTGTCTTTAATGGTTTCGGGGGTATCGTGGAGGGACTCTTCAGTGCCTTTGACCCCCATCTCAAGATTACGGCAAGGGAAGGGAAAGTATTCAGTTACAACACTCCTGCATTTGACAAGTTGTTACAGCTCCCGACGATAATGACCGTTTCCGAGTCGCTTGAAGAAAATGCATTGTTCAAGTTCGAGGATCAGCAGGTACCGGTACGGGTGAAAGGAGTGCCCGAGGAGTTTCGTCTGATGACCGACATGGAACGGCTTATGGTGGATGGTGCCTTTCGCCTGCAGGAAGATGTGGTCAACTACACAACGCTTGGCGCGGGATTAGCCGCCACGCTAGGTGCCCGCCCCGGCTTCATCAACCCTGTGGAGATCTATGCTCCGCGACGTGATGCACGGGTCAATCTGGCCAACCCATCAGCCGCATTCAGGATTGGATATGCACAGATTGGGGGTGTTTTCACCCTTAACCAGCCGGAAGTGGATGAGCAGATGGCCATCATCCCCATCTCTCTGGCGCGTGAGCTCTTCAGCTATGAGGATGAGGTCACCTCCCTCGATATCATGCTTACTGCCGATGCGTCGGTGAAGAAAACAAAAAAGCAAATTGAACGATTCCTGGGTGATGATTTTCTGGTGGAGGATCGCTATGAGCAACAACGTGAGTCGTTCCGGATGCTTCAGATCGAGAAATGGGTCACCTTCCTGATTCTGGTTTTTATTCTGCTGATTGCCGTTTTCAATGTCGTGGGGTCTCTCTCCATGCTGATCGTTGAAAAGCGAGCCGACATCCGCAGCCTGCAGCATATGGGTGCTTCCAATCGCCTCGTGGCCCGTATCTTCCTTTACGAAGGTTGGCTCATCACCTTTATCGGCATCATCAGCGGAATGGTGGCGGGACTCGCGCTCTGCCTCCTCCAGCAGCACTTTGGCCTGTTGCGCCTGAGCAATGTGCCGGGCGCCTACATCATCGATGCCTATCCTGTGATCGTGAATTTTGTTGACCTGCTGGTGGTCTTTGGTGTGGTGAGCCTGATCGGAATCCTCACGGTGCTCTACCCGGTGAATAACCTGAGGAAACAGCTGTCGGCTGTCACTTATCAGTTGTAA
- a CDS encoding DUF1846 domain-containing protein, whose product MEQTSRIGFDNEKYLQEQSKAILERVNQFSDKLYLEFGGKILYDYHASRVLPGFAPNVKIRLLQNLKDQVDVIMCVFAGDIERNKIRADFGITYDVDVLKSIDDLKWYGIHVAAVVITRFEGQPAATVFKNKLELKGIRVYLHHPTKGYPKNVELIVSDEGYGANEYIETTKPIVVLTGPGPGSGKLATALGNLYHDIKKGLKAGYAKFETFPVWDLPADHLVNVAYEAATADLRDVNMIDTHHLKAYGVKVVNYNRDIEAFGLLKKMLEKITGSTSVYLSPTDMGVNRISSGIIDDKICQDAAYQEIIRRHLRSFVEYATGRAGKDTVNRNTEIMDKVGAKDEDRLVVEPARRAAKDAELNEKGYGGIYCGAAIELHDGTIVTGKNSTLLHASSSMILNATKHLAGLPDSMILLPENIIDSVTHLKKNILNGKNVSLDVEETLIALSISAISNPAAQMALHKLTELNNCEMHSSHIPTPGDEAGLRKLKINFTCDPLFSSKRLFVSE is encoded by the coding sequence ATGGAACAAACAAGTCGTATAGGTTTTGACAACGAGAAATACCTACAGGAACAGAGCAAAGCTATCCTGGAAAGAGTCAATCAGTTTAGCGATAAATTATACCTTGAATTTGGAGGTAAAATCCTGTACGATTACCATGCGTCGCGTGTGCTGCCGGGCTTTGCCCCGAACGTGAAGATTCGTTTGTTGCAGAACCTCAAGGATCAGGTAGATGTCATCATGTGCGTTTTTGCCGGAGACATCGAAAGAAACAAGATCAGGGCCGATTTTGGAATCACCTACGATGTGGATGTACTGAAAAGCATTGATGACCTGAAATGGTACGGGATTCATGTGGCCGCGGTGGTGATCACCCGTTTTGAGGGTCAGCCTGCTGCTACTGTATTCAAGAACAAGCTTGAACTGAAAGGAATCAGGGTTTACCTGCACCACCCCACCAAAGGGTATCCCAAGAATGTGGAGCTGATTGTCAGCGACGAGGGATATGGTGCCAACGAATACATCGAAACCACGAAGCCGATTGTCGTACTGACCGGACCCGGTCCGGGAAGTGGCAAGCTGGCTACCGCACTGGGCAATTTATACCACGACATCAAAAAGGGACTGAAAGCCGGGTACGCCAAATTTGAAACTTTTCCTGTATGGGATCTGCCGGCCGATCATTTGGTGAACGTTGCCTACGAAGCGGCAACAGCCGATCTGAGGGATGTGAACATGATTGATACGCATCACCTGAAAGCCTATGGCGTGAAAGTTGTGAACTACAACCGAGACATAGAGGCGTTTGGGTTGTTGAAAAAGATGCTGGAAAAGATCACCGGGTCAACATCGGTCTACTTGTCTCCCACCGATATGGGTGTGAACCGTATCAGTTCAGGGATCATCGACGACAAGATATGTCAGGATGCTGCCTATCAGGAGATTATTCGCCGACACCTGAGAAGTTTCGTGGAATATGCCACGGGAAGAGCTGGGAAAGATACGGTGAACCGCAACACCGAGATCATGGACAAAGTAGGGGCCAAAGATGAAGACCGTCTGGTGGTTGAGCCCGCCCGCCGGGCAGCGAAAGATGCCGAACTCAACGAGAAGGGGTATGGCGGCATCTATTGCGGTGCTGCCATTGAATTGCATGACGGTACCATTGTCACAGGTAAGAACTCCACTTTGCTGCACGCCTCCTCCAGCATGATTCTCAATGCGACCAAACATCTGGCCGGGTTGCCCGACAGTATGATCCTCCTTCCGGAGAACATCATTGACTCGGTCACGCATCTGAAGAAGAATATCCTGAACGGTAAAAATGTCAGCCTGGATGTGGAAGAGACGTTGATTGCCCTCTCCATCAGTGCGATATCAAACCCTGCAGCTCAAATGGCCCTGCACAAGCTCACCGAGTTGAACAACTGTGAGATGCACTCCTCTCACATCCCCACACCCGGGGATGAAGCAGGTCTCCGGAAATTGAAAATTAATTTTACCTGCGATCCTCTTTTCTCCAGCAAGCGGCTCTTCGTGAGTGAATAA
- a CDS encoding TolC family protein gives MKPYNLFGLLLVVLGLMGPHLLMAQTPDSLDRYLETAAMNNPGLNADFLAYKASLEKVPQAGAWSDPRLDIGFFLKPMDIVGGRQIADFTLMQMFPWFGTKKAAQTEATHMARMAYARFTETRDNLYLEVYTQWYLLSTLVQQLRNNRENLQLLKQLEELALRKVSSSSSGISSGMGNTAPGMSDVLRVQLEMAEIENNIESILSEIAAEKAIFNALLNRSADREVILPDSIAKVPFFFDEGVTMSEIENRNPMLDMLVEEEQAYRAKGEMKKKMSYPMFGIGLQYMLIDESATAQMEQGMEPEMTGMDMIMPMVSISIPLYRNKYKAQQRESRFLWQLAREKYNNTLNMLQSDLFRLKHQLDDAERKITLYRKQEQLARTTYQLVVQEFISAKSDLTNVIQVQRQLLEYQLREAEAIAEYNTRVASIRKLRSFDKSNN, from the coding sequence ATGAAACCATATAACCTCTTCGGCCTCCTCCTGGTGGTGCTGGGACTCATGGGTCCCCACCTTCTAATGGCACAAACACCCGATTCACTCGACCGTTACCTGGAAACAGCGGCGATGAACAATCCCGGTCTGAATGCCGATTTCCTGGCCTATAAGGCATCATTGGAAAAGGTGCCGCAGGCCGGTGCCTGGTCCGATCCCAGGCTGGACATCGGCTTTTTCCTGAAGCCGATGGATATTGTGGGGGGGCGCCAGATAGCCGATTTCACCCTGATGCAGATGTTCCCCTGGTTCGGCACCAAAAAAGCTGCGCAGACCGAAGCTACGCATATGGCCAGAATGGCGTATGCCCGATTCACGGAGACAAGGGACAACCTCTACCTCGAGGTATATACCCAGTGGTATCTCCTCTCCACGTTGGTGCAACAGCTGCGGAACAACCGCGAGAACCTGCAACTGCTGAAGCAACTGGAGGAGCTGGCCCTGCGCAAGGTCTCCTCATCTTCATCAGGGATATCATCTGGAATGGGAAACACTGCCCCGGGTATGTCAGATGTGCTCCGCGTGCAACTGGAGATGGCTGAGATCGAAAACAACATCGAGAGCATCCTCTCGGAGATTGCAGCCGAAAAAGCGATATTCAATGCGTTGTTGAACCGTTCTGCCGACAGGGAAGTCATCCTGCCCGACTCCATCGCAAAAGTACCTTTTTTCTTTGATGAAGGTGTTACCATGAGCGAGATTGAAAACCGGAACCCTATGCTGGACATGCTGGTCGAAGAAGAACAGGCCTATCGGGCAAAAGGTGAGATGAAAAAAAAAATGAGTTATCCCATGTTCGGCATCGGACTGCAGTACATGCTGATAGACGAAAGTGCGACAGCGCAGATGGAGCAGGGAATGGAACCGGAAATGACTGGCATGGATATGATCATGCCGATGGTTTCCATCTCCATTCCACTTTATCGGAATAAATACAAGGCACAGCAACGCGAGAGTCGTTTTCTGTGGCAATTGGCCCGTGAGAAGTACAACAACACGTTGAACATGCTTCAGTCGGACCTTTTCAGGCTGAAACACCAGCTTGATGATGCGGAGCGGAAGATTACGCTTTACCGGAAACAGGAACAACTGGCACGGACAACCTATCAGTTGGTGGTGCAGGAGTTTATATCGGCAAAGAGTGATCTCACCAACGTGATCCAGGTGCAAAGGCAGCTGCTCGAGTACCAGCTGCGGGAGGCCGAAGCCATCGCCGAATACAACACCAGGGTGGCGTCCATTCGAAAATTGCGTTCCTTCGACAAATCAAACAATTAA
- a CDS encoding efflux RND transporter permease subunit, producing the protein MLQKVIHYLLHNRLITMLLLLVIIVWGISTAPFNWYSLLPRDPVPVDAIPDLGDNQQIVATEWMGRSPKDIQDQITYPLTTSLLGIPGVKTIRSTSMFGMSFIYIIFDEEIEFYWSRSRILEKLNSLPSGTLPEGVQPSLGPDATALGQIYWYTLEGRNPDTGEPTGGWGPDELRTVQDFYAKYTLSSAEGVAEVASVGGFVKEYQVEINPNSMRAYNLSIMDVMNAIQKSNLDIGAETVEVNKVEYLVRGLGYIKNVSDLEEAVITVRNGVPIKIKDVAFVNLGPATRRGGLDKEGVEAVGGVVVARYGSNPLEVINNVKEKISEMEAGLPQKILPDGTVSKVTVVPFYDRTSVIHETIGTLETALTHETLIAIIVVIVIILNLRASIVISSILPVGVLAAFIIMRYAGIDANIVALSGIAIAIGIMIDIGVVFVENIIRHMEMEENKGIRKGKAFTNLIYTSVSEVSGAVLTAQLTTVVSFLPVFFLEAQEGKLFTPLAFTKTFALISAYLLGIAVLPTLFYYIFSIRITSKKVLQWANILLAVAGMTLVIVTGYGLYIAFTLFALNNLFAPRWKNPRIPTFLNIGISLLAVVYLLTMEWLPMGTQTGLPRNLLFVILIIALILSLLWLLVIYYEKILRWSLANRWKFMTLPIATVLFGLVIWMGFDKTFGMVAKGFETVGWGTFRQTGFWQTASHRFPGIGQEFMPSLNEGSFLLMPTSMPHTGIEQNQQYIEILDKRISHIPEVETTVGKWGRVNSALDPAPTQMFENTIIYRPEYILDEDGNRQRFKVNRKGEFILIDQTTYDPEEGFRLIPVDSLVPDRRGDYFRQWRPEIRNEDDIWQEIINVSHIAGLTSAPKLQPIEARTVMLSTGMRAPMGVKVSGPDLESIEQGGKILEAALKQVPSVLSSTVFYDRAVGAPYIEIKLNRQHMARYGITVADLQDVIGAAVGGMPLTTTVEGRERFPVRLRYPRELRENPDELARLIIPTATGAQIPLGEVAEIEYTRGAQMIQSENTFLVGYVIFDKVVGKAEVDVVKEADAMLQAKLRNGEINLPHGVSYTFAGNYEQQARASKRLMIIIPIALLIILLILYFQFKTVTASLIHFSGVFVALSGGFILLWLYGEPWFMNFSVAGVNIRDMFSMHPINLSIAVWVGFIALFGIATDDGVLMGTYIHDTFLERDPQTREEIREAVVHAGLKRVRPAVMTTATTLIALLPVLTSTGKGSEIMIPMSIPTFGGMLIQSMTMFIVPILQCWWREGAIRKKEKQQAKTTDYETI; encoded by the coding sequence ATGCTTCAAAAAGTTATTCATTACCTGTTACACAATAGGCTGATCACAATGTTGTTACTCCTCGTGATCATCGTATGGGGCATCTCCACGGCTCCCTTTAACTGGTATAGCCTGTTGCCACGTGATCCGGTGCCTGTGGATGCCATCCCCGACCTGGGTGACAACCAACAGATCGTTGCCACAGAGTGGATGGGGCGCTCACCCAAAGATATCCAGGATCAGATCACCTATCCGCTGACCACCTCACTGCTCGGTATTCCCGGTGTAAAGACCATCCGCAGTACCTCCATGTTCGGGATGTCGTTTATCTACATCATATTTGATGAGGAGATCGAATTCTACTGGAGTCGTTCGCGCATTCTGGAAAAATTGAATTCACTGCCATCGGGAACATTACCCGAAGGAGTACAACCCAGCCTGGGACCCGATGCAACTGCCCTGGGCCAGATATACTGGTACACGCTGGAAGGCAGAAATCCCGATACGGGTGAACCCACCGGTGGTTGGGGTCCCGACGAGTTGAGAACCGTTCAGGATTTCTACGCAAAGTATACGCTTTCATCGGCTGAGGGTGTGGCCGAAGTGGCCTCTGTAGGTGGCTTTGTGAAAGAATACCAGGTGGAGATCAACCCGAACTCCATGCGCGCCTACAACCTCTCCATCATGGATGTGATGAATGCCATACAGAAGAGCAATCTCGATATTGGTGCAGAGACGGTGGAGGTTAATAAGGTAGAATACCTCGTCCGTGGGCTGGGATACATCAAAAATGTATCAGATCTCGAAGAGGCGGTCATTACGGTCCGCAATGGAGTGCCGATAAAAATCAAAGATGTGGCCTTTGTCAATCTCGGCCCTGCAACGCGGCGCGGCGGCCTCGACAAGGAAGGTGTGGAAGCTGTAGGTGGCGTGGTTGTGGCACGTTACGGATCCAATCCGCTGGAGGTGATCAACAATGTGAAGGAGAAGATCTCGGAAATGGAAGCCGGATTACCCCAGAAGATACTGCCTGACGGCACCGTCTCGAAAGTCACCGTCGTTCCGTTTTACGACAGGACCAGCGTGATCCATGAGACCATCGGCACGCTGGAGACCGCGCTGACCCATGAGACGCTCATTGCCATAATCGTGGTCATCGTTATCATTTTGAACCTCAGGGCATCGATCGTTATCTCCAGTATACTTCCCGTGGGGGTGCTGGCTGCTTTTATCATCATGCGATATGCGGGCATTGATGCTAATATAGTGGCATTATCGGGTATCGCCATCGCCATCGGGATTATGATTGATATCGGTGTGGTCTTTGTCGAGAACATCATCCGACACATGGAGATGGAGGAGAACAAGGGCATTCGAAAGGGAAAAGCGTTCACCAATCTGATATACACGAGTGTAAGTGAAGTATCGGGAGCAGTGCTCACCGCGCAGCTCACCACTGTCGTCAGTTTCCTCCCTGTCTTTTTTCTGGAAGCTCAGGAGGGCAAACTCTTCACGCCGTTGGCCTTTACCAAGACCTTCGCACTCATCTCCGCCTACCTCCTTGGAATCGCAGTACTCCCCACACTCTTCTATTACATCTTCTCAATCAGGATCACTTCCAAGAAAGTACTCCAATGGGCCAATATCTTGTTGGCTGTTGCCGGCATGACGCTGGTAATTGTCACCGGCTACGGCCTTTATATTGCATTCACACTGTTCGCACTGAACAACTTGTTTGCCCCACGGTGGAAGAACCCGCGAATACCCACTTTCCTCAATATCGGGATTTCCCTGCTGGCGGTAGTCTACCTGCTAACGATGGAATGGCTGCCCATGGGCACACAGACAGGTCTACCCCGCAACCTGTTGTTCGTGATCCTGATTATCGCGCTCATTCTCTCGCTTCTCTGGCTGTTGGTGATCTATTATGAAAAGATTCTGCGTTGGAGCCTGGCCAACCGGTGGAAGTTCATGACACTGCCTATCGCAACGGTACTTTTTGGACTGGTCATCTGGATGGGTTTCGACAAGACATTCGGTATGGTGGCAAAAGGTTTTGAAACAGTGGGTTGGGGTACTTTCCGACAGACCGGTTTCTGGCAGACAGCCAGTCACCGTTTTCCGGGAATCGGACAGGAGTTTATGCCCAGCCTCAACGAGGGATCCTTCCTGCTGATGCCAACCAGCATGCCCCATACGGGGATTGAGCAGAACCAGCAATATATTGAAATACTGGACAAGCGAATCAGCCATATTCCGGAAGTGGAGACGACCGTCGGCAAATGGGGACGGGTCAATTCGGCACTCGATCCGGCACCAACCCAGATGTTCGAGAACACGATCATCTACCGTCCCGAATATATCCTGGATGAAGACGGTAACCGGCAACGTTTCAAGGTCAACCGGAAAGGAGAATTTATCCTGATCGACCAGACAACCTATGATCCGGAAGAGGGATTCAGGCTCATACCCGTGGATAGCCTGGTTCCCGACAGAAGGGGTGATTACTTCAGGCAATGGCGTCCTGAAATTAGGAATGAAGATGACATCTGGCAGGAGATCATCAATGTATCTCATATCGCCGGCCTGACATCGGCACCGAAGCTGCAACCCATTGAAGCACGTACCGTGATGCTCTCTACCGGCATGCGTGCACCGATGGGTGTGAAGGTGTCGGGGCCCGACCTGGAGTCGATCGAGCAAGGTGGCAAGATACTGGAAGCCGCTTTGAAACAGGTGCCTTCTGTCCTCTCTTCCACTGTATTCTACGACCGCGCTGTGGGAGCCCCTTACATCGAAATCAAGCTGAACCGGCAGCATATGGCCCGATACGGTATCACGGTGGCCGACCTGCAGGATGTGATTGGGGCGGCAGTAGGAGGCATGCCGTTAACAACCACGGTTGAGGGACGTGAGCGTTTTCCCGTACGCTTGCGCTATCCGCGTGAACTGAGAGAGAACCCCGATGAGTTGGCGCGGCTGATTATACCCACAGCAACCGGGGCGCAGATACCATTGGGAGAAGTGGCGGAGATCGAATATACCCGCGGTGCTCAGATGATCCAGAGTGAAAATACGTTCCTGGTAGGTTATGTGATTTTTGACAAGGTGGTTGGCAAGGCCGAGGTAGATGTGGTGAAAGAGGCCGATGCGATGTTACAGGCGAAACTGCGCAACGGTGAGATCAACCTGCCCCATGGGGTCTCCTATACCTTCGCCGGCAACTACGAACAGCAGGCCCGTGCTTCAAAGCGACTGATGATCATTATACCTATTGCTTTGCTCATCATCCTGCTCATCCTCTATTTTCAGTTCAAAACGGTGACTGCCTCGCTGATTCACTTTTCGGGGGTTTTCGTCGCACTGTCCGGAGGATTCATCCTTCTATGGCTGTACGGTGAACCGTGGTTTATGAATTTTTCGGTTGCCGGTGTCAATATCCGTGATATGTTCAGCATGCATCCCATCAACCTCAGTATTGCCGTGTGGGTAGGGTTTATCGCCCTCTTTGGCATTGCCACTGATGATGGGGTGCTGATGGGAACCTATATCCACGATACCTTCCTGGAAAGAGACCCGCAGACAAGGGAGGAGATCAGGGAAGCGGTTGTCCACGCTGGTTTAAAGAGGGTCCGCCCGGCAGTGATGACCACTGCCACCACGCTGATTGCACTCCTGCCGGTGCTGACTTCCACGGGCAAGGGATCCGAGATCATGATTCCCATGTCTATCCCCACCTTTGGCGGGATGCTGATCCAGTCGATGACCATGTTTATCGTACCCATCCTTCAATGCTGGTGGCGGGAAGGCGCGATCCGGAAAAAAGAAAAACAACAAGCTAAAACGACAGATTATGAAACCATATAA
- a CDS encoding class I SAM-dependent methyltransferase, whose amino-acid sequence MINTDPMDAYLLRHIDEEPELLREIHRETHLKLLHGYMVSGHLQGRVLKMLVQMIGPSRVLEIGTYTGYSALCIAEGLEEGAELHTIEIDDELEEMIRRNFKRSKHGERITLHIGDAEELLPQFEDDSFDLAFIDGDKRNYWSVYEATLPKVKKGGFLLADNTLWHGKVLETAGSADRQTLGIQEFNERLAADSRVEKVIIPLRDGLTLIRKK is encoded by the coding sequence ATGATCAATACCGATCCCATGGATGCGTATCTGCTTCGTCACATCGATGAGGAGCCTGAACTGTTGCGGGAGATTCACCGTGAAACACATCTGAAGCTGCTGCACGGTTATATGGTTTCGGGACATCTCCAGGGTAGGGTGTTGAAAATGCTGGTGCAGATGATAGGTCCCTCCCGTGTGCTTGAGATTGGCACCTATACCGGCTATTCGGCACTCTGCATCGCCGAGGGACTGGAGGAGGGAGCCGAGTTGCATACCATCGAGATCGATGATGAGCTGGAGGAGATGATTCGTCGCAATTTCAAGCGCTCAAAACATGGGGAGCGCATTACACTTCACATTGGAGATGCGGAAGAGCTGCTGCCGCAGTTTGAAGATGATTCCTTCGATCTGGCCTTCATCGATGGAGACAAGCGGAACTATTGGTCGGTCTATGAGGCAACACTGCCGAAGGTCAAAAAGGGTGGGTTTCTCCTGGCTGACAATACCCTCTGGCATGGCAAGGTGCTTGAAACAGCAGGATCAGCCGACAGGCAGACACTGGGGATACAGGAGTTTAACGAACGACTGGCAGCCGACAGCCGTGTAGAGAAGGTGATCATACCTCTCCGCGACGGATTGACGCTGATCAGGAAAAAATAA
- a CDS encoding UDP-glucose/GDP-mannose dehydrogenase family protein has translation MKIAVVGTGYVGLVSGACFAEMGVDVTCVDIDRKKIEGLNQGVIPIYEPGLNRIVERNREAERLHFTTDLSSVINQMSIVFIAVGTPSDEGGNADLSYVMKVAETIADHITKPLLIVTKSTVPVGTSHRIRDLVRQRLDNRGLQDLFFDVASNPEFLKEGAAINDFMSPDRVVVGVESERAKELMTKLYRPFLLNNFRVIFMDILSSEMTKYASNAMLATRISFMNDIANLCERVGADVNMVRRGMGSDSRIGRSFLYPGCGYGGSCFPKDIRALISVAEGVGYEMKLLKAVEEVNNQQKNILFEKFAKHFNGELKGLTVAVWGLSFKPETDDVRDAPSLTLIRSLLDAGVTIRTYDPAAIEEARHLLGDAVYYANDIYDAALDADALIVPTEWKEFRLPNWDVLKKIMRCHVVIDGRNIYNGPELTSLGFAYHGIGQK, from the coding sequence ATGAAAATTGCTGTAGTTGGAACGGGGTACGTGGGACTGGTCTCAGGTGCCTGCTTTGCGGAGATGGGTGTGGATGTAACCTGCGTTGACATCGACCGGAAAAAGATAGAAGGATTGAATCAGGGCGTGATTCCCATCTATGAGCCCGGACTCAACAGGATTGTAGAACGGAACCGCGAGGCGGAGCGACTTCACTTCACCACTGATCTTTCATCGGTGATCAACCAAATGTCAATCGTTTTTATCGCTGTGGGAACACCTTCCGACGAGGGGGGCAACGCCGATCTCTCCTATGTGATGAAGGTTGCTGAGACCATAGCAGATCACATTACCAAACCTTTGCTGATTGTCACCAAAAGCACCGTGCCGGTGGGTACCTCACACCGCATCCGTGACCTGGTGCGGCAGCGACTCGACAACAGGGGACTGCAGGACCTGTTTTTCGATGTAGCCTCCAATCCTGAGTTCCTGAAAGAGGGTGCCGCCATCAATGACTTCATGAGCCCCGACCGTGTGGTGGTGGGCGTGGAGAGCGAACGGGCCAAAGAGCTGATGACGAAGCTATACCGCCCCTTCCTGCTCAACAACTTCCGGGTAATCTTCATGGACATCCTCTCCTCAGAGATGACCAAATATGCCTCCAACGCGATGCTGGCCACGCGTATCAGCTTCATGAACGACATTGCCAACCTCTGCGAGCGGGTGGGAGCCGACGTGAACATGGTGCGACGGGGCATGGGTAGTGACTCCCGCATCGGACGCAGCTTTCTCTACCCCGGGTGCGGTTACGGCGGCAGCTGTTTCCCTAAGGATATACGCGCCCTAATCAGCGTGGCCGAGGGGGTAGGTTATGAGATGAAACTGCTCAAGGCGGTGGAGGAGGTGAACAACCAACAGAAAAACATCCTCTTTGAGAAGTTTGCAAAACATTTTAACGGAGAGCTGAAGGGGCTGACGGTTGCCGTCTGGGGGCTCTCCTTTAAGCCGGAGACCGATGACGTACGTGATGCTCCCTCACTCACACTGATCCGCAGCCTGCTTGATGCCGGTGTCACTATCCGCACCTACGATCCGGCAGCAATTGAAGAGGCTCGCCACCTACTGGGTGATGCTGTCTACTACGCCAATGACATCTACGATGCGGCGCTCGATGCAGATGCATTGATCGTACCCACCGAGTGGAAAGAATTCCGCCTGCCAAACTGGGACGTTTTGAAGAAGATCATGCGGTGCCACGTGGTGATAGACGGCCGCAACATCTACAATGGCCCGGAACTGACTTCTCTTGGTTTCGCCTACCACGGGATCGGGCAGAAATGA